The genomic region CTACATCCTGGGCGGCGAGAATCTTGAGCTGAAGGACATTCTCGCCCTCATCGCGGAGCTGACCGGCGCGCGCCCGCCGCGCTGGCGGCTGCCGCTTGCGCTCGTGCGGCCGGTCGCCGCCGCCTGCGAGGCCGCGGCCCGGGTGCTGCCCGGCTTCGAACCCTTCGTCAACCGCGAGGCGGTGCGCATGGCGGAATACCGGATGTTCTTCTCCAGCGCGAAGGCCTCGGCCGCGCTCGGCTACCGCGCCCGGCCCGCGCGCGCGGCGATCGGGGACGCGCTCGACTGGTTCCACGCCTTCGGCTACATTCCCTGCGCACCGGTCCACCGCAGGGCCGCCTGAGAAAGAGAAGGTCCAGGGCCGATGTCATCCAGACGGCGCCGGGGCGAGGATTGCCGCCGCCCATCGCCCTTTCCCTCGGCAAGCGAGGACCGCCGGCATGCGCGCCGGCCCGGCCGGCGGCTGCCCCAGACCCGCTCGCCGAGCTACCGGCTGGCCTATGACGATCCGGCCTTTCTCGCGCGTGACGAGCTCAGAGGCATCCGGCTCGCCCTCGAATACGAGAAGCCCGAGCTCATCCTCGAGGATGCGGGCATCGACGAGACGATCGTGATCTTCGGCTCGGCCCGCGCGCCCGCCGATGACGACGAGGCGGCCGCGGACGACCCGCGGCGGGACGACTATCGCGCCGCCCGCCGGCTCGCGCGGATGATCTCGCGCGCCCGCCGGGTCAGCGGCGGCGGGCCGGTGGTGGTCACCGGCGGCGGGCCGGGCATCATGGAGGCGGGCAACCGCGGGGCCGCCGAGGAGGGCGCGCCCTCCATCGGTCTCAACATCGTCATCCCCCACGAGCAGGTGCCCAATTCCTGGATCACACCGAAGTTTTCTTTTCTTTTCCACTACTTCGCCATCCGGAAGATGCACTTCCTGCTGCGCGCGCGGGCGGTGGTGTTCTTTCCCGGCGGCTTCGGGACGCTGGACGAGCTGTTCGAGACGCTGACCCTGCTGCAGACCGGGCGGCTCAGGCCCACGCCCATCCTGCTCTACCGCCGCGCCTTCTGGGATGCCGTCATCGGCTGGGACCGGCTCGTCGCCGAAGGCATGATCGATCCGGCCGATCGCGCGCTCGTGCGCCATGTGGAAAGCGCGGAGGAAGCCTTCGCGGCGCTGGTGGATGCGGGCGTGATCGCGGCCGCGCCGGCGCCCTGATCACACCGCCAGCGCGTGGCGCGGCGGCGCATCCGCGGCCGTCCCGCCGAAGAGACCCGCCATCTTCGGGTCGATCGCCGCGGCCGCCAAGCGCGCCAGCGGCCGCGCAGGGGGCCGCAGCATCACCCGCCGGCCGGCCAGCGTGACGAGGCCGTCGGCGGCCAGCATCTCAAGCCGCGCCAGCGCATCGTCGAGGCCGTCGGGCCCGCGTCCATGGGAAAGACAGACGGCGGCCAGGTCGCATGCGCCGTAGCACAGCAGCTCCATGATCGCCGCCGCCCGCAGGCGATCCTCATCGTCGAGCACATGGCCGCGCACCGTCGCGATCCCCTCCTCCGCCACCAGCCGGCGATGATCGTCGAGGCGCACGGCATTCTGGGCGTAGCCCTCGGGAAAGCGGGAGATCGCACTGGCGCCGAGCCCCAGGACGACCGCGGCGGGATCGTCGGTGAATCCCTGGAAGTTGCGGACGAGACGCCCCTCCTGGAGCGCCCGGGCCAGCCCGTCGTCGGCGCGCGCGAAATGGTCGAAGCCGACCGGCACGTATCCCGCCTCCTCGAGGGTGCGGGCGATCGCCGCCGCCTGGGCCCAGCGGGTGTGCGGATCGGGCAGGGCGTCTTCGGGCAGCAGCCGCTGATGCCGCTTCATCCAGGGCACATGGGCGTAGCCGAAGACCGCGATCCGGTGCGGGCCCATGGCGGCCGCCAGCCGGGCGCTCTCGCGCACGCCGGCGACGCTCTGGTGCGGCAGGCCGTACATGAGGTCGAAGCCGATGCGGGTGATCCCCGCGCTGCGCAGGACGGCCACCGCCCGGCGGACGAGATCGGCCGGCTGCGGCCGGTTGATCGCCTGCTGGACGGCGGGGTCGAAGTCCTGGACGCCGAGCGAGACGCGGTTGACCCCGAGGCGCGCGAGATGCGCCGCCTGGGCGGGGGTGACGAGGCGCGGGTCGAGCTCGGCGGCGATCTCGTCGGCCTCCTCCAGCGCGAAATGCCGCCGCAGCGCCGCGAACAGCCGCTCAAGCTGCGTCAGCGTCAGCGCATTCGGCGTCCCGCCGCCCAGATGCAGCCGCGCCACCGGCTGCCGCCGGCCGATGAGCCGGCCGACCGCCGCCATCTCCGCGACGAGGTCGTCGAGATAGCGGTCCACGCGGCCCGCGCGGCGGGTGATCGTCGTGTGGCAGCCGCAGTACCAGCACAGCTGCGGACAGAAGGGCAGATGCACATACAGCGAGATCCGCTCGCCGGCCGGGATCGCGGCCAGCCACAGCCGCACGCGCGCGGGCGCGAGCGGCGCAAACCGGTCGGCCGTCGGATAGCTCGTATAGCGCGGCAGCCGCGCGGCGAGATAGCGCGCGGGAAACGGGAAGCGGGAATCCGAATCGGCCGCAATGCTCTTCATGCGACCATCCTGCCCGCGCGCGGGCCCCGCACCTTGACATGGATCAAATCCGCTTCGCGCCGCATGATTCAACATTCGTTGAATTCAATGGACATCGAGGCGCGGATGCGCTAGCCCGCGACCGGGTCGGCAGGGGACGGGACGGAAAGGGGCGGCCATGCCCGGGTTCCGGTTGCGGCGGGGCGCGCTGCTGGGCGCCGGCCTTCTGCTGCTGATTTCGTCCTGCGAGCGCGGCGAGGCGCCGGTGCGGCTTTCGGGCTCCAGCACCATTGCGCCGGTCGCGGCCGAGATCGCGCAGAGCGCGCGCGCGGGGCCGGGCCTTCCCCCCATCACCGTTACCGCCGGCGGCTCGGGCAAAGGGCTCGCCGATCTCGCGCGCGGGGTCGCCGACATCGCCATGGTCTCGCGGCCGCTCGGCCGCGACGAGCAGGCGGGCCTGTTTGCGCTTGCCGTCGCGCGCGACCGCATCGCGGTCGTCGTCCACCGCACCAATCCCGTCCGGACGCTTTCGGCCGAGGCGCTTCGTGCCATCTATACCGGCCGCGTGACGCGCTGGCGCGAGCTCGGCGTCGATTTCGACGCCCCCGTCATCGCGATCGAGAAGGCGGCCGGCCGCGGCACCCATGTCGCCTTCCACGCGGCGCTCGGCCTCGGCGAGCCGGCAGCCGGCGCGGCCGCCATCGTCGGCGCCAACGCCGAGGTGATCGCGGCGGCGGCCCGCACGCCGGGGGCCGTCGGCTATGTCTCGGCCGGCATGCTGGACGCGGCGACCGCGGCCGGCGAGCCGGTGCGCGCGCTCGCGCTGCCGGCGGATCTGGCGGCGCGGCTCGATCGGCCGCTGCTTCTCGTCACCCGCGATCCCCCCGGCCCGCGCCTGCGGGCGGTGCTCGCCCTCTTCTGCGGCGCCGATGCCGCCCGCCGGCTCGCCCGTTGGGGCTTCTCACCCGTCGATGACTGCGCCAGCCGCCTCGCCCGGGCCAAAGGACCCGCGCGATGAGCGCCCGCCCGCGCGCACGCGCCGCCTTCCTGCTCACCCTGCCGCTTGCCGGGGCGGCGCTGCTGTTGCCGGCAAGCCTTGCGCGCGTCGTCGTGGATGGCGCGCAGAGCCTCGCACCCCTGCCGCCGGAGGCATGGCGGGTTCTGGCGCAGACGGTCTCGACCAGCCTCGTGCTCGCCCTCGTCGCAACCGCGCTCGCGCTGGCGCCGGCCGTCACGCTCGCCCGGCTCGTCTTCGCCCACGCGGACCGGCCGGCGGCGCGCGTCCTGCACCGTCTGCTGGCGGCGACGGCGGCGCTGCCGTCGATCGTCATCGCGCTCGCCGCGCTCGCCGCCTTCGCCCCCGTCCTCTCCCGGATGATCGCTTCACCCTATCATCTGGCGCTGGCCGCGCTGGGTCTGGCGCTGCTCGCCTGTCCGGTGCTGGCGATCGGGCTTCTCGGTGCGGCCGAAAGCGGGCGCGCACGCGCCGAGCCGGCGGCGGCGGCCCTCGGCCTGTCGCTGGCGGGCCGGGCCTTCGCGCTCTATCTGCGCTGCGCCCGCGACTGGACGGCGGCGGCGGCGCTGTGGACGGTGCTGCGCCTCGTCGGCGAGACGATGGTGGTGCTGCTGCTGTCCGGCAACCGCCCGGCCTGGCCGCTGCTGCCGCAGAAGGCGGTGCTGGCGGCGACCGCCGACATCGCGCTGAACGCCGGCGAGGCGCCGCCCGCGCTCTGGGCGCCGCTTCTGCTCGAGGCGCTCGCCCTGATCGCGATCGCCTGCGGCCTGTCGCTCGCGGTCCGCCGCCTGCGCCGGGGCGGGCGCAAGGGCGTCGCGCCGTGAGCGGGTGCGCCCGCATCCGGGCCCGGGCCCGCGCCGTTCTGCGCGCCGCGGCGGCCCTTGCCGCCATCGCCTTCCTGCTCTGCGCCTGGCTGCCCGTCGCGGGCGGCATCCCGGGCGCGCTCCGGCCCTCCTTCCTGCTCGCGCCGCCGGCGCTGCTCGGGGCGGCGGGCGGCATCGGCCCGATCCTCCTTGCCAGCCTGCTGCTGGCCGGGCTTGCGGCGGTGATCGCCATCCTGCTGGCGCTGCCGGCGGGCATCGGGCTGTGGCTGGCGCGCGGCCGCAGCGGATGGGGCGAGACCCTCGCCGACATGCTGATCGCGGTGCCCTCGATCGTCTACGGCCTCGCCGCCCTCGCGCTCGCGGGAGCCCTGGGCGCCGGGCCGTCGCTCATCCTCGGCGCGCTCACCCTCGCCCTCATCGTCCTGCCCTGGCTTGCGCGCGGGGTGGGAGAGGCGCTGGCCGGCCTCGACCCGCGCTGGAATCTCGCCGCGGCGGCGCTGGGACTGCCGCTTCGCGTCTCGCTCGCCCGGGTCCTGTGGCCGCAGGCCCGGGGCGCGATCCGCGAGGCCGTGCTGCTGGCCATCGGCCGCGCGGCGGGCGAGACGGCGGCGCTGCTGCTCGCGCTCGGCAGCGGCTTCGGCGACGGAATCTCGCTCCTCGAACCGCAGCGGGTGCTCACCGTCCACATCACCGAGCTTGCGCTCCACGTCCCGGGCGGTCGGCCGCAGGCGCTGGCCTCGGCGGCGGTGCTGGCGCTGGCCGTGCTCGTCCTCGAGTGGCCGCTTCTCGCGCGAGCCCGGAGGGCGCCATGACGGCGGCCGCGACCGCCCGCCCGGCACGCGCGCTGTTCCGGCTGGAGGGGCTCGCCGTCTCCTATCGCGGCCGGCCGGCGCTCAAGCCCGTCAGCGGCGAAATCGCCGAGGGCCGGCTCACCGCCATCGTCGGCCCTTCCGGCTGCGGCAAGTCCTCGCTGCTCATGGCGCTGAACCGCCTCGATCTCGAGACCCCGGGGGCCGAGGTAGCGGGCCGGCTGCTCTTCCGCGAGCGCGACCTCCTCGCCGATCCGGGCGACCTGCGCGCCCTGCGGCGCCGGCTCGCCCGGATCTTCCAGCAGCCGGCGGTGCTGCCGCTGTCGATCGGCGCGAACTTCGACCTGCCGCTCAAGGCCCATGGCGTGCGGGAGCCGGCGGCACGGCGGGCGCGCATGCGCGCGGCGCTGGAGACCGTGGGCCTTGCCGCCGAGCTGGACGGACGGCTCGAGACGCCCGCGCCGGAGCTCTCGGGCGGCCAGCAGCAGCGGCTGTGTCTGGCGCGCGCGCTGGCTCTCGAACCCGAGGTGCTGCTGCTCGACGAGCCCACGAGCCAGCTCGATCCCATCTCCGCCGCGCGCGTGGAGGAGGCGATCCGCGCGCTCAAGGACCGCGTCACGATCCTGCTCGTGACCCATGATCTCGCGCTCGCCGCCCGCCTTGCCGACGACCTCTGGTTCTTCTGGAGCGACGGCCGCGCCGGCTACTGCGCCGAGCAGGGCCCGGCACCGCGCCTCATCGGCCGGCCGCAAAGCCCCGAGCTTGCGCGCTTTCTCGCCGCGGCTCGCCTTGAGCGCGAAGGCGCGCTATGATGGACCGGAAGATTGCGGAGAAGACGGCGATGACCGCAGCGCCCGGCACCGGCTCCGGCCGCGCGATGGAAGTGGAAGGCGCAGGCGCCTCTGCGGACAGGGAGGCGGTCTGCGCCGCGCGTCTGCGCGCGGTGAGCGATCCGACGCGTCTGAAGATCCTGCACCTGCTGCAGGAGGGCGGCCGCACCCCGGGCGAGCTGGCGCGCGCGCTCGCGCTCGCCCCCAATCTTCTCTCGCACCATCTCAGGGTCCTGCGCGAGAGCGGCTTCGTGGCCGCCGGCCGCGAGGGCCGCGTCATCCGCTACCGCCTTGCACGACCGCCTGTCGGCAAGAAGGACGGCGCCATCGACCTCGGCTGCTGCCGGCTCGACTTCTCATGAGCCGCGCATGCGCGCATGCCGGCGCAACAGCAGATAGACGGCGCCCTCGCCGCCGTGGCGGGGAGCGGCCTGGCGGGCCGCATGGACGAGCGCCCGGAACGCCGGCTCGCCAAGCCACAGCGGCAGCAACCGCGCGAGCACGCCCCTCTCCCCGTCGGGACCGGGCCGCCGGCCCTTGCCGGTGATGACGAGCACCGTGCGCGCGCCGCCGGCCTGAAGGGCCTGCAGCCGCGCGAGCAGCAGGTCGTGCGCCGCGATCCGGTCGAGGCCGTGGAGGTCGATCACGGCATCGAGCGCACGCCCGCCCGCCTTCAGCCGCCGGAGCTCGCGGCGGGTGAGCTCCGCACGCGGCGGCGGCGTCCGCCCGGTGGCGCCCGTGCGGCCCGCGACGGATGGCGCGGACGGGGCGGGCGGGACGGGGGTTGAGCTGCGGGGCGATGCCGCCGCGGCCGCGTCCGGCTGCACGGTCTCCATGAGGCGGGCTTCCTCGCGCCGGCGGCGTAAGGGGGCGAGTGTCGCCGTCACGCGCCGCCACAGCGCGCGATCCTCCGGCGAAAGCGGGCCCGGAGCGGGATGCGGGCCACGCGGGAGGTCGGCTTGAAGGCTTCGGGGCCGCCGGCCGCCCCGCCTGTCAGGCATCGTCGTCGGCGCGGCGGGTGGCGGCGAGCCGCCAGTTGGGATCGGGATCGCCGAGCCGGCGCGTCAGCGTCCAGATGTCCTCGACGCGCTCGGCCCGCTCCGGATCGCCGGCGATGACGCGCCCCTCGCCGTCCTTCGTCGCGAGGGCGATGCGGGCGACGTAGCGCAGATCGATCTCGGCCTCGCGGCCGTCGAGCCGGATGTCCTCGACCGTCACGCGCTCGAGCGATTCCACACGGCCCTCCACCGTCTCGCCCGCCTCCTCGCGCGCGGCGATGGCCCGGGCGAAGTCCTCATGGACCTCGTCGACCAGGAAGGCGCGCAGCGTCTCGCGGTCGCCGCGCCAGTAGGCCTCGAGGATCATGGGATAGAAGGCCCGCGCGCCCTCCAGGAAATGCGCGAGCGTGAAATCCGGCTCGTGGCGACGGATCGCGGCCAGCGCCTGCTCCAGGCCCCGGTGGGCCAGCGCCGCGCGTTCCTCGTCCGCAAGCGGCGGCGCCTCCCCGGCCGTCGCCTGCGCCGGGCGTCCGCCCATGCTCCGGCGCCGCTCGCGGCGGGCGAGATCCGCCTCATCCGTGCGCCCCAGGATCGCGCGCAGCCGCAGCAGGATGAAGCCCGCCACCAGCGCCCACAATACGATGTCGAGAGGAAATCCGCCGCTCATGCCTCATCCGCCCAATCCGAGGCCGCATCCCGGGCGGGCAGGACCCCGCCGCGCGCGCCGGCTTGTCATCTGGGGGCCGCATCCCCATCTCGCAAGGGACGATCCGCCGGCGCCGGCCGCCGGCGCCGGGACGACCGGCCGGACGCGCCGTCCGGTCCTTAGTAGAAGCACCGCGGGAAAAGCTCAAGGATGGCACGCTTTCTTCTGGCGCTGATTGCGCTCGTCTTCATCGAGATCGTCGTCTTCGTGAAGGTCGGCGGCGCGATCGGGGCCGTGCCGGTCGCCGCGCTGACGATCCTGTCGGCGGCGGTCGGCCTTGCGGTCGTGCGCCATCAGGGCCTGCAGCTCCTGGAGCGCGCCTGGCGGGTTCTCGCCGTCGGCGAGCTGCCGGTGGCGGCTCTCGGCGAGGGTGCGCTGCTGGCGCTGGCGGGGCTGTGCCTGCTGCTGCCCGGGCTGGTGACCGATGCCATCGGCGCGCTGCTGCTGATCCCGCCGCTGCGCCGCGCCCTGCTTGCGGCCTTCGGCTCGCCGTCGCGCGACCCGGTCTCGGTCATCGAGATCGCACCGGAGGACTACGACATCGATCCCGAACGTCCGCGCCGGCCGCTGCCGCCTTTCGACGGCTGAGGCCCCTTGAGGCCGCCGCCGAGCTGTGCTAGCCGCCGGCGGGAACGGCCCGGGCTGCGGGAGGGGGAGCGCCTTTTGCGGACCGGCGCCTCAAGCGACATCGGATCTTGCGGGAAGGAAACCGTCCACGATGGCTGACGACACGAAGAAGACCGAGAACGGCGAGCCCGGCGCGGCGGCTGCCGGCGAGGAGACGGCCGTGGGTTCGACCGCCGGCACGACCGAGGCCAGCGGCGGCGACAGCGCGGCCGCACCCCAGACCGCGACGGCCGGGGATGCCGCCCGTCAGACCGGGACCCAGCCGCAGATCGCGCTGCTCGCCCAGTTCGTGAAGGATCTCTCCTTCGAGAACCCGAACGCGCCGCAGATCTACCAGCAGCTCGCCGAGGCCCAGCAGCAGCAGAAGGCGCCGACGCCGAACATCCAGGTCTCCGTCAACGCCCGCCAGGTGGCCCAGGAGGCCTTCGAGTGCGAGCTGAAATTCAACGTGCTCATGAAGATCGAGGAGACGACGATCTTCGCCGTCGAGCTCGTCTATGCGGGGCTGTTCGGCATCCGCGGCCTCGACCAGCGGTTGCTCGAGCCCTTCCTGCTCGTCCAGGCGCCGCATCTGCTCTTCCCCTTCGCGCGCCGGATCCTGGCCGATGCCGTGCGCGACGGCGGGTTCGCGCCGCTGATGCTCGATCCCATCGACTTCAACGCCCTCTATCAGCAGGAGCTGCAGCGCCGCGCCCGGCAGCAGGGGCAGGGCGG from Rhodothalassiaceae bacterium harbors:
- the hemN gene encoding oxygen-independent coproporphyrinogen III oxidase, which codes for MKSIAADSDSRFPFPARYLAARLPRYTSYPTADRFAPLAPARVRLWLAAIPAGERISLYVHLPFCPQLCWYCGCHTTITRRAGRVDRYLDDLVAEMAAVGRLIGRRQPVARLHLGGGTPNALTLTQLERLFAALRRHFALEEADEIAAELDPRLVTPAQAAHLARLGVNRVSLGVQDFDPAVQQAINRPQPADLVRRAVAVLRSAGITRIGFDLMYGLPHQSVAGVRESARLAAAMGPHRIAVFGYAHVPWMKRHQRLLPEDALPDPHTRWAQAAAIARTLEEAGYVPVGFDHFARADDGLARALQEGRLVRNFQGFTDDPAAVVLGLGASAISRFPEGYAQNAVRLDDHRRLVAEEGIATVRGHVLDDEDRLRAAAIMELLCYGACDLAAVCLSHGRGPDGLDDALARLEMLAADGLVTLAGRRVMLRPPARPLARLAAAAIDPKMAGLFGGTAADAPPRHALAV
- the fxsA gene encoding exclusion protein FxsA, which translates into the protein MARFLLALIALVFIEIVVFVKVGGAIGAVPVAALTILSAAVGLAVVRHQGLQLLERAWRVLAVGELPVAALGEGALLALAGLCLLLPGLVTDAIGALLLIPPLRRALLAAFGSPSRDPVSVIEIAPEDYDIDPERPRRPLPPFDG
- a CDS encoding ABC transporter substrate-binding protein — protein: MPGFRLRRGALLGAGLLLLISSCERGEAPVRLSGSSTIAPVAAEIAQSARAGPGLPPITVTAGGSGKGLADLARGVADIAMVSRPLGRDEQAGLFALAVARDRIAVVVHRTNPVRTLSAEALRAIYTGRVTRWRELGVDFDAPVIAIEKAAGRGTHVAFHAALGLGEPAAGAAAIVGANAEVIAAAARTPGAVGYVSAGMLDAATAAGEPVRALALPADLAARLDRPLLLVTRDPPGPRLRAVLALFCGADAARRLARWGFSPVDDCASRLARAKGPAR
- the pstB gene encoding phosphate ABC transporter ATP-binding protein, whose translation is MTAAATARPARALFRLEGLAVSYRGRPALKPVSGEIAEGRLTAIVGPSGCGKSSLLMALNRLDLETPGAEVAGRLLFRERDLLADPGDLRALRRRLARIFQQPAVLPLSIGANFDLPLKAHGVREPAARRARMRAALETVGLAAELDGRLETPAPELSGGQQQRLCLARALALEPEVLLLDEPTSQLDPISAARVEEAIRALKDRVTILLVTHDLALAARLADDLWFFWSDGRAGYCAEQGPAPRLIGRPQSPELARFLAAARLEREGAL
- a CDS encoding cytokinin riboside 5'-monophosphate phosphoribohydrolase is translated as MSSRRRRGEDCRRPSPFPSASEDRRHARRPGRRLPQTRSPSYRLAYDDPAFLARDELRGIRLALEYEKPELILEDAGIDETIVIFGSARAPADDDEAAADDPRRDDYRAARRLARMISRARRVSGGGPVVVTGGGPGIMEAGNRGAAEEGAPSIGLNIVIPHEQVPNSWITPKFSFLFHYFAIRKMHFLLRARAVVFFPGGFGTLDELFETLTLLQTGRLRPTPILLYRRAFWDAVIGWDRLVAEGMIDPADRALVRHVESAEEAFAALVDAGVIAAAPAP